A single genomic interval of Nitratidesulfovibrio sp. SRB-5 harbors:
- a CDS encoding response regulator: MRPHMFSIRVTLVWVALLAALPSFGVILYDSHRLASQLKVEAEASVTRAVRSIAALQERVGSDARQTLTILAALPDVRRLDPTACEAIFREVLAGNTTLLNLMALDANGDLIASGRQTMSPPGQAPFNLADRLYFRAAVRDKRFSNGEYVVARTLHESTFHFALPLVDGEGRVYGVLAAPLRLDQYDPLFDKLNLPPGSVLSVSDHRGVRLAYHPQNDANPVGKPIREEILNILRTMPDEGLFTRVSSDGAVRLYGFTRIRLHPESAPYLNVMVGIPEDAVLAPMRAARNHALLLLGGAMAVTLAVAWSIGGRLVARPLSHIAATATRIGEGQLGARTGIRHDMGEIGQLAFSVDTMAAILASRQGEREAFTAELRDNEARYRAVFDNAMDAILLADADTGIILDANRAAQQIFEYTRDELLGMHQRQLHPDRTHRNGFGGRFNTLREQPLEIPAEMPMRTRTGIERDMLVKAKVLRVGNREVAVAMIHDITERRQSEQQLREVEARFRSIVEGAPLGLLLLALDQAEHLRIEAVNPTADTALHVTGRGMLGRRLTEALPGIAATNLPTIFGGIARKGGEFSVTAHASAGWLPAGWAFVDLWVFRTGNRQIAVMFADVTRRTRAEDELRQTRDTAEKANRSKSEFIAVMSHEVRTPINGIMGMLQLLRGSHLSGDQEDCVDTALGASRNLLRILDDILDISRMEAGALPLVEEPFTVAQVTEPVHAMLAPQARSKGLTFEMQVAPDLPPELAGDAGRIRQVLVNLVSNAVKCTDTGGVRVEMYPLPRCGQAERTCIHMAVIDTGIGFAPERLRTLFENYATGSAATARPDGTGLGLGIVRRLVLLMGGTICVATAPGEGTEFHITLPLRAEEEPPRESRAARRTASPSASPGTAGPAPQAAGVAQAARPPDAAPGVAPNVAPPHPQAATPPVADAAAGKEDATPGAPANRTPDAAGTPPRILVVDDDEVNLITAQRLLTRLGYIADRAASGRQALEMLGRDRYDAVLMDIQMPDMDGMEVTRHIRMREAVPPGTTPPWVPVLALTAHAMLGDRERFLAAGMNDYLAKPIEIDQLDARLRAHLNSPPRSHA, encoded by the coding sequence ATGCGGCCGCACATGTTCTCCATCCGCGTCACCCTGGTCTGGGTCGCCCTTCTGGCGGCCCTGCCCTCGTTCGGGGTCATCCTGTACGACTCCCACCGTCTCGCCTCGCAACTGAAGGTCGAGGCGGAGGCCTCGGTCACCCGGGCTGTCCGCAGCATCGCCGCCCTGCAGGAACGCGTGGGCAGCGACGCCCGCCAGACCCTGACCATCCTGGCCGCCCTGCCCGACGTGCGCCGACTGGATCCCACCGCCTGCGAAGCGATATTCCGCGAGGTGCTGGCCGGAAACACCACCCTGCTGAACCTGATGGCCCTCGACGCCAATGGCGACCTCATCGCCTCGGGCCGCCAGACCATGTCCCCCCCCGGCCAGGCGCCCTTCAACCTTGCGGATCGCCTCTACTTTCGCGCGGCGGTGCGCGACAAGCGCTTTTCCAACGGCGAATACGTGGTGGCGCGCACCCTGCACGAGTCCACCTTTCACTTCGCGCTGCCGCTGGTGGACGGCGAGGGCCGGGTATACGGCGTGCTGGCTGCCCCCTTGCGGCTGGACCAGTACGACCCTCTTTTCGACAAGCTGAACCTGCCCCCCGGCTCGGTCCTGAGCGTGTCCGACCATCGCGGCGTTCGTCTGGCCTACCACCCGCAGAACGACGCCAATCCCGTGGGCAAGCCCATCCGGGAAGAAATACTGAACATCCTGCGCACCATGCCCGACGAGGGGCTGTTCACCCGCGTAAGTTCCGACGGCGCGGTGCGGCTGTACGGTTTCACCCGCATCCGCCTGCACCCGGAATCCGCCCCCTATCTGAATGTAATGGTAGGCATTCCCGAAGATGCCGTGCTGGCCCCGATGCGGGCCGCGCGCAACCATGCCCTGCTGCTGCTCGGCGGCGCCATGGCCGTTACCCTGGCCGTGGCCTGGAGCATCGGCGGCAGACTGGTGGCCCGGCCCCTGTCGCACATCGCCGCCACGGCCACCCGCATCGGCGAGGGACAGTTGGGCGCACGCACCGGCATCCGCCACGACATGGGCGAAATCGGCCAGCTGGCCTTCAGCGTGGACACCATGGCCGCCATACTCGCCAGCCGCCAAGGCGAACGAGAGGCCTTCACCGCCGAACTGCGCGACAACGAGGCCCGCTACCGCGCCGTGTTCGACAACGCCATGGACGCCATTCTGCTGGCCGACGCGGATACCGGCATCATCCTGGACGCCAACCGGGCGGCCCAGCAGATATTCGAGTATACCCGCGACGAACTGCTGGGCATGCACCAGCGCCAGTTGCATCCGGACCGAACGCACCGCAACGGCTTCGGCGGGCGCTTCAACACCCTGCGCGAACAGCCCCTGGAAATTCCTGCGGAAATGCCCATGCGCACCAGAACGGGCATCGAACGCGACATGCTGGTCAAGGCCAAGGTACTGCGCGTGGGCAACCGCGAGGTGGCCGTGGCCATGATCCACGACATCACCGAGCGCAGGCAGTCGGAGCAGCAGCTGCGCGAGGTGGAGGCCCGCTTCCGCTCCATCGTCGAAGGCGCGCCGCTGGGCCTGCTGCTGCTTGCCCTGGACCAGGCCGAGCACCTGCGCATAGAGGCGGTGAACCCAACGGCCGACACGGCCCTGCACGTCACCGGGCGGGGCATGCTGGGGCGGCGGCTGACCGAAGCCCTGCCCGGCATCGCCGCCACCAACCTGCCCACCATCTTCGGCGGCATCGCCCGCAAGGGCGGGGAATTCAGCGTCACGGCCCATGCCAGCGCCGGGTGGCTGCCCGCCGGATGGGCCTTTGTGGACCTGTGGGTGTTCCGCACCGGCAACCGCCAGATCGCGGTGATGTTCGCCGACGTCACCCGGCGCACCCGCGCCGAGGACGAACTGCGCCAGACCAGGGATACGGCGGAAAAGGCCAACCGTTCCAAGTCGGAATTCATCGCGGTGATGAGCCACGAGGTGCGCACCCCCATCAACGGCATCATGGGCATGCTGCAACTGCTGCGCGGCAGCCACCTTTCCGGCGACCAGGAAGACTGCGTGGACACGGCACTGGGCGCCAGCCGCAACCTGCTGCGCATCCTCGACGACATTCTGGACATCTCGCGCATGGAGGCGGGCGCCCTGCCGCTGGTGGAAGAACCGTTCACCGTGGCCCAGGTGACCGAACCCGTGCATGCCATGCTGGCCCCCCAGGCCCGGTCCAAGGGCCTGACCTTCGAGATGCAGGTCGCCCCGGACCTGCCCCCGGAACTTGCGGGCGATGCCGGGCGCATCCGCCAGGTGCTGGTGAACCTGGTGTCCAACGCGGTCAAGTGCACGGACACGGGCGGAGTCCGCGTGGAGATGTACCCGCTGCCGCGCTGCGGACAGGCAGAGCGCACCTGCATCCACATGGCGGTCATCGACACGGGCATCGGCTTCGCGCCGGAACGGCTGCGCACCCTGTTCGAAAACTACGCCACGGGCAGCGCGGCCACGGCCCGGCCCGACGGCACGGGCCTGGGCCTCGGCATCGTGCGGCGGCTCGTCCTGCTCATGGGCGGCACCATCTGCGTGGCCACCGCCCCCGGCGAGGGCACGGAATTCCACATCACCCTGCCCCTGCGCGCGGAAGAAGAGCCCCCCAGGGAAAGCCGAGCGGCGCGGCGGACCGCATCGCCAAGCGCATCACCGGGCACGGCAGGCCCTGCCCCGCAAGCCGCCGGGGTCGCGCAGGCAGCCCGCCCCCCAGACGCGGCCCCAGGCGTGGCCCCGAACGTTGCCCCGCCCCACCCCCAGGCGGCAACGCCACCGGTGGCGGACGCAGCGGCGGGAAAGGAAGACGCAACGCCCGGGGCGCCAGCGAACCGGACGCCAGACGCCGCCGGGACGCCGCCGCGCATCCTGGTGGTGGATGACGACGAGGTGAACCTGATCACCGCGCAGCGGCTGCTGACCCGGCTGGGCTATATCGCAGACCGCGCCGCCTCCGGGCGGCAGGCCCTGGAAATGCTGGGGCGCGACCGCTACGACGCGGTGCTCATGGACATCCAGATGCCCGACATGGACGGCATGGAGGTAACCCGGCACATTCGCATGCGCGAGGCCGTGCCCCCCGGCACCACCCCGCCGTGGGTGCCGGTGCTGGCCCTTACCGCCCATGCCATGCTGGGCGACCGCGAACGCTTTCTGGCGGCGGGCATGAACGACTACCTGGCCAAACCCATCGAAATCGACCAGTTGGACGCCCGGTTGCGGGCCCACTTGAACAGCCCGCCGCGCAGTCATGCATAA
- a CDS encoding AIR synthase-related protein — translation MLRRIEVGLRPQVTDTVGRNVAAKIRASLGLNVESVRLVRVFTVDGLSEDALASMVAQGVLHDPVLQDAALDLLPAPQGTAPADWVLEVGFRPGVTDNEGRTARDTLALVLGADRRSIAVYTSAQFHVTCAADTPLSRADMEHIARDLLANELIQRFALKSRDEWAAEPGFVPQAAQVTGASSDEVAIIPLSSMDDAAMLAFSRENTLALSLEELHAIRAYYADPAVRADRATLGLPVDPTDAEIEVLAQTWSEHCKHKIFSARIDYENRETGRREVVDSLYKTYIQGSTKTIRQRLGERDFCRSVFKDNAGVIAFNDTHDVCIKVETHNSPSALDPYGGALTGIVGVNRDPMGTGLGAELLCNTDVFCFASPFHEGELPPRLLHPRRVMEGVREGVEHGGNKSGIPTVNGSIVFDERYLGKPLVYCGTVGMLPREIHGRPGWYKKALPGDVIVMAGGRIGKDGIHGATFSSEELHEGSPATAVQIGDPITQRKMYDCIMRARDMGLYNAITDNGAGGLSSSVGEMAQDTGGCRLDLSRAPLKYDGLRPWEILLSEAQERMTLAVPPQKLDAFMALAKEMDVELTPLGEFTESGRFHVVYGDKHVACLDMDFLHDGVPQMQLSAVWERPSFAPECECRLNPAPAEQGPLLHAMLGRLNICSKEYLIRQYDHEVKGGSVVKPLVGVKRDGPADAAVVRPLLDSQAGIVLSHGICPKFSDYDTYWMMANAIDEAVRNAVAVGGDPDRMAGTDNFCWCDPVQSEKTPDGQYKLAQLVRANQALAHFCLAYGVPCVSGKDSMKNDYFGGGVKISIPPTVLYSVLGVMDDVNRAVTSDFKQPGDKVYLLGDTLRELGGSEIADQLNTVGAQVPQVDALAAMARYRALYGAINAGLVTACHDLSDGGLAVALAEMAVGGRLGARCDIAAVPAVCDMTATELLYSESASRLLVTVKPGNAAAFEARFAGSACACIGEVTADAVLAVTAQGAPLLAEGVEGLARSFKATFNW, via the coding sequence ATGCTTCGGCGCATAGAAGTTGGCCTTCGGCCGCAGGTCACCGATACCGTGGGCCGCAACGTCGCCGCCAAGATCCGGGCCTCGCTGGGCCTGAACGTTGAATCCGTGCGCCTTGTCAGGGTGTTCACCGTGGATGGCCTTTCCGAAGACGCACTGGCCAGCATGGTGGCCCAGGGCGTGCTGCACGACCCCGTGCTGCAGGACGCCGCGCTGGACCTGCTGCCCGCCCCGCAGGGCACGGCCCCGGCGGACTGGGTGCTGGAAGTGGGCTTTCGCCCCGGCGTCACCGACAACGAGGGCCGCACCGCTCGCGACACCCTGGCCCTGGTGCTGGGGGCCGACCGCCGCTCCATCGCCGTGTACACCTCGGCCCAGTTCCACGTGACCTGCGCCGCGGACACGCCCCTGTCCCGCGCGGACATGGAGCACATCGCCCGCGACCTGCTGGCCAACGAGCTTATCCAGCGTTTTGCCCTGAAAAGCCGCGACGAATGGGCCGCCGAACCCGGCTTCGTCCCGCAGGCCGCGCAGGTGACCGGGGCATCCAGCGACGAGGTGGCCATAATCCCGCTGTCCTCCATGGACGATGCGGCCATGCTGGCCTTCAGCCGCGAGAACACCCTGGCCCTCAGCCTGGAAGAACTGCACGCCATCCGCGCCTACTACGCGGACCCCGCCGTGCGCGCCGACCGCGCCACCCTCGGCCTGCCCGTCGACCCCACCGACGCGGAAATCGAGGTGCTGGCCCAGACCTGGTCCGAGCACTGCAAGCACAAGATATTTTCTGCCCGCATCGACTACGAGAACCGCGAAACGGGCCGCCGCGAGGTGGTGGACAGCCTGTACAAGACGTACATCCAGGGCTCCACAAAGACCATCCGCCAGCGCCTGGGCGAGCGCGACTTCTGCCGTTCGGTGTTCAAGGACAACGCCGGGGTCATCGCCTTCAACGACACCCACGACGTGTGCATCAAGGTGGAAACCCACAACAGCCCCTCGGCGCTGGACCCCTACGGCGGCGCGCTGACCGGCATCGTGGGCGTGAACCGCGACCCCATGGGCACCGGCCTCGGCGCGGAACTGCTGTGCAACACCGACGTGTTCTGCTTTGCCTCGCCCTTCCACGAGGGTGAATTGCCCCCCCGCCTGCTGCACCCGCGCCGGGTCATGGAAGGCGTGCGTGAAGGCGTGGAGCACGGCGGCAACAAGTCGGGCATCCCCACCGTCAACGGCTCCATCGTGTTCGACGAACGCTACCTCGGCAAGCCGTTGGTGTACTGCGGCACCGTGGGCATGCTGCCCCGGGAAATCCACGGGCGTCCCGGCTGGTACAAGAAGGCCCTGCCCGGCGACGTCATCGTCATGGCGGGCGGGCGCATCGGCAAGGACGGCATCCACGGCGCCACCTTCTCGTCCGAAGAACTGCACGAAGGCTCCCCGGCCACGGCGGTGCAGATCGGCGACCCCATCACCCAGCGCAAGATGTACGACTGCATCATGCGCGCCCGCGACATGGGCCTGTACAACGCCATCACCGACAACGGCGCGGGCGGCCTGTCCTCGTCCGTGGGCGAAATGGCCCAGGATACCGGCGGCTGCCGCCTGGACCTTTCGCGCGCGCCGCTGAAGTACGACGGCCTGCGCCCGTGGGAAATCCTGCTGTCGGAAGCGCAGGAACGCATGACCCTGGCCGTGCCGCCGCAAAAGCTGGACGCCTTCATGGCCCTGGCCAAAGAGATGGACGTGGAGCTCACCCCGCTGGGCGAATTCACCGAATCGGGCCGCTTCCACGTGGTCTACGGCGACAAGCATGTGGCTTGTCTGGACATGGACTTTCTGCATGACGGCGTGCCCCAGATGCAACTTTCCGCCGTGTGGGAACGCCCGTCCTTCGCCCCGGAATGCGAATGCAGGCTGAACCCGGCCCCCGCCGAACAGGGCCCGCTGCTGCACGCCATGCTGGGCCGCCTGAACATCTGCAGCAAGGAATACCTGATCCGCCAGTACGACCACGAGGTGAAGGGCGGCAGCGTGGTGAAGCCGCTGGTGGGCGTCAAGCGCGACGGCCCGGCGGACGCCGCCGTGGTGCGCCCCCTGCTGGACAGCCAGGCGGGCATCGTGCTTTCGCACGGCATCTGCCCCAAGTTCAGCGACTACGACACCTACTGGATGATGGCCAACGCCATCGACGAGGCGGTGCGCAATGCCGTGGCCGTGGGCGGCGACCCCGACCGCATGGCCGGCACAGACAACTTCTGCTGGTGCGACCCGGTGCAGTCGGAAAAGACGCCCGACGGCCAGTACAAGCTGGCCCAGCTGGTGCGCGCCAACCAGGCCCTGGCCCACTTCTGCCTTGCCTACGGGGTGCCCTGCGTTTCCGGCAAGGACTCCATGAAGAACGACTACTTCGGCGGCGGGGTGAAGATATCCATCCCGCCCACGGTGCTGTACTCGGTACTGGGCGTCATGGACGACGTGAACCGGGCCGTCACCTCCGACTTCAAGCAGCCCGGCGACAAGGTGTACCTGCTGGGCGACACCCTGCGCGAACTGGGCGGCAGCGAAATCGCCGACCAGCTGAACACCGTGGGCGCTCAGGTGCCACAGGTGGACGCGCTGGCCGCCATGGCCCGCTACCGCGCGCTGTACGGGGCCATCAACGCGGGCCTGGTTACCGCCTGCCATGACCTGTCCGACGGCGGCCTTGCCGTTGCCCTGGCCGAAATGGCCGTGGGCGGTCGGCTGGGCGCCCGCTGCGACATCGCCGCAGTGCCCGCCGTATGCGACATGACCGCCACGGAACTGCTGTACTCCGAATCGGCCAGCCGCCTGCTGGTCACCGTGAAGCCGGGCAACGCCGCCGCCTTCGAGGCGCGGTTTGCCGGGTCCGCCTGCGCCTGCATCGGCGAGGTGACGGCGGACGCGGTCCTTGCCGTCACCGCTCAGGGCGCGCCCCTGCTGGCGGAAGGCGTGGAAGGGCTGGCCCGTTCGTTCAAGGCTACCTTCAACTGGTAG
- a CDS encoding phosphate ABC transporter ATP-binding protein gives MELNIRDPEPSLRVTGLRVSFHGRPAVEDASLDLPRAGVTVLLGRSGSGKTTFLRALNRLNECFPGCETTGSILLYPGGPHGGRHADGTPGTPCDVPGPDGPCDVLGPDGPCDVLGPDGPALTELRRRVGMVFQTPNVLPMSVRRNLLLPLELVRGPLPDAPARMQAVLADVGLWDDVRQRLDRPAAQLSGGQQQRLCLARMLILQPDVLLLDEPTASLDAATTRDVEQLVRRLATDRPVLMVSHSLGQTMRLADRVVIFADGRPQREFTPADLGGDAGREALMQALL, from the coding sequence ATGGAACTGAACATACGCGATCCCGAGCCGAGCCTGCGGGTCACCGGGTTGCGCGTGTCCTTCCATGGCCGCCCGGCGGTGGAAGACGCCTCGCTGGACCTGCCCCGCGCCGGGGTCACCGTGCTGCTGGGCCGCTCCGGCTCGGGCAAGACCACCTTCCTGCGCGCCCTGAACCGCCTGAACGAATGCTTTCCCGGCTGCGAGACTACCGGCTCCATCCTGCTGTACCCCGGCGGCCCCCATGGTGGGCGGCATGCGGACGGCACCCCCGGCACCCCGTGCGACGTGCCGGGGCCTGACGGTCCGTGCGACGTACTGGGGCCTGACGGTCCGTGCGACGTACTGGGGCCTGACGGCCCGGCCCTGACCGAACTGCGCCGCCGGGTGGGCATGGTGTTCCAGACGCCCAACGTGCTGCCCATGAGCGTCCGCCGCAACCTGCTGCTGCCGCTGGAACTGGTGCGCGGGCCACTGCCCGACGCCCCGGCCCGCATGCAGGCCGTGCTGGCCGACGTGGGCCTGTGGGACGACGTGCGCCAGCGGCTGGACCGCCCCGCCGCGCAGCTTTCCGGCGGGCAACAGCAGCGGCTGTGTCTGGCCCGCATGCTGATCCTGCAACCGGACGTGCTGCTGCTGGACGAGCCCACCGCCTCGCTGGACGCGGCCACCACCCGCGACGTGGAACAACTGGTGCGCCGCCTGGCGACCGACCGCCCGGTGCTGATGGTGTCGCACAGCCTGGGCCAGACCATGCGCCTGGCCGACCGGGTGGTCATATTCGCCGACGGCAGGCCGCAGCGGGAATTCACCCCCGCCGACCTTGGCGGCGACGCGGGCCGCGAAGCCCTGATGCAGGCGTTGCTGTAG
- a CDS encoding PstA family ABC transporter permease — MTGRPISPEPRHLPDRRIPPGARPRTREHALTVAAWLAALLVAAVAAVGCGYLLWRGVPTLGRALFFGDAPPLLAMAGLRPVWDGIWPACAGSLYLVGLATLLVLGPGVGCGIYLAEYAGPRARRHLGLAVELLAGVPSIVMGLFGFTLILVLRRTFVPQANTCLLLAAGCLALLVLPPLVVSTRAALESLPHGLRLTGAALGLTREQTVFRVLLPEAGRGILGGVMLAMGRAAEDTAVILLTGVVANAGLPAGLLAKFEALPFTIYYTAAQYQTEDELARGFGAALVLLVLSGSMMLGAGALQRVMARRHKGEDAWN; from the coding sequence ATGACCGGACGCCCGATCTCGCCAGAGCCCCGGCATCTGCCGGACCGGCGCATCCCGCCCGGTGCCCGGCCCCGCACCCGCGAACATGCCCTCACCGTCGCGGCCTGGCTGGCCGCGCTACTGGTGGCCGCCGTGGCCGCCGTCGGCTGCGGCTACCTGCTGTGGCGCGGGGTGCCCACACTGGGCCGCGCGCTGTTCTTCGGCGATGCGCCGCCCCTGCTGGCCATGGCCGGGCTGCGCCCGGTGTGGGACGGCATATGGCCCGCCTGCGCGGGCAGCCTGTACCTTGTGGGGCTGGCCACCCTGCTGGTGCTGGGGCCGGGCGTGGGCTGCGGCATCTACCTTGCCGAATACGCGGGCCCGCGCGCCCGCCGCCACCTGGGGCTGGCCGTGGAACTGCTGGCCGGGGTGCCGTCCATCGTCATGGGGTTGTTCGGGTTCACGCTCATCCTCGTGCTGCGCCGCACCTTCGTGCCGCAGGCCAACACCTGCCTGCTGCTGGCGGCGGGGTGCCTGGCCCTGCTGGTGCTGCCCCCGCTGGTGGTGTCCACCCGCGCCGCGCTGGAATCGCTGCCCCACGGCTTGCGGCTGACCGGGGCGGCCCTGGGGCTGACCCGCGAGCAGACCGTGTTCCGGGTGTTGCTGCCGGAGGCCGGACGCGGCATTCTGGGCGGGGTCATGCTGGCCATGGGCCGCGCTGCGGAAGACACGGCGGTTATCCTGCTCACCGGGGTGGTGGCCAACGCCGGGCTGCCCGCCGGGCTGCTGGCCAAGTTCGAGGCCCTGCCCTTCACCATCTACTACACCGCCGCCCAGTACCAGACCGAGGACGAACTGGCGCGCGGCTTTGGCGCGGCGCTGGTGCTGCTGGTCCTTTCCGGCTCCATGATGCTGGGTGCCGGGGCCTTGCAGCGGGTGATGGCGCGCCGCCACAAGGGGGAGGATGCATGGAACTGA
- a CDS encoding PstC family ABC transporter permease, which produces MQGPSRPSCPNRPARPARLTGPARPSVPAGHDASAPPALRCAAAITVLGIAAVFGFVTVYALPVLLSGQGLAVLSWRWLPAAGQFGILPMVCGSVLLACSALLLGWPLALCLCGWMHGLGPARPARALRQLVHGMAAVPTVVYGFVSVFLLVPLVRQAGQGSGLCWLSAALVLALLVLPTMVVIMDAALREQGRSLRLTGAALGLSPAQVFAHVMLPGARRWLITAGVFGFGRAVGDTLIPLMLAGNAPGVPASPFDALRTLTAHMALVMSTDAGSTAYHSLFAAGILLLAVSAGVSLAVRRLRGTGQESLSDAEWRP; this is translated from the coding sequence GTGCAAGGCCCATCCCGCCCGTCCTGTCCAAACCGCCCGGCCCGCCCGGCCCGCCTGACCGGCCCGGCCCGCCCGTCGGTTCCGGCAGGGCATGACGCAAGCGCGCCCCCGGCGCTGCGGTGCGCCGCCGCCATCACGGTGCTGGGCATTGCCGCCGTGTTCGGTTTCGTCACCGTGTATGCCCTGCCCGTGCTGCTGAGCGGGCAGGGCCTTGCGGTGCTGTCCTGGCGCTGGCTGCCCGCCGCCGGGCAGTTCGGCATCCTGCCCATGGTCTGCGGCTCGGTGCTGCTGGCCTGTTCGGCCCTGCTGCTGGGCTGGCCGCTGGCCCTTTGCCTGTGCGGCTGGATGCACGGGCTTGGCCCCGCCCGGCCCGCCCGCGCCCTGCGCCAACTGGTGCACGGCATGGCGGCTGTGCCCACGGTGGTCTACGGATTCGTCTCGGTGTTCCTGCTGGTGCCGCTGGTGCGGCAGGCGGGACAGGGGTCCGGCCTGTGCTGGCTGTCCGCCGCGCTGGTGCTGGCCCTGCTGGTGCTGCCCACCATGGTGGTGATCATGGATGCCGCCCTGCGGGAACAGGGGCGGTCGTTGCGGCTTACCGGCGCGGCGCTGGGCCTTTCGCCCGCGCAGGTATTTGCCCACGTCATGCTGCCGGGGGCGCGGCGCTGGCTGATCACGGCGGGGGTGTTCGGCTTTGGCCGGGCCGTGGGCGACACGCTGATTCCGCTGATGCTGGCGGGCAACGCGCCCGGCGTGCCCGCATCGCCCTTCGACGCCCTGCGCACCCTTACCGCGCACATGGCACTGGTCATGTCCACCGATGCGGGCAGCACCGCCTACCATTCGCTGTTCGCGGCGGGCATCCTGCTGCTGGCGGTGAGCGCGGGCGTCAGCCTGGCCGTGCGCCGCCTGCGCGGCACGGGGCAGGAATCCCTTTCCGACGCGGAGTGGCGGCCATGA
- a CDS encoding phosphate ABC transporter substrate-binding protein: MRRLRAVLSLVVVLALGLATAATAAPLDAFAPQSGLTGSLDIAGGTAHIPVMKEAAKRIMTVNPALRISVAGGGSGVGVQQVGEGLVAIGNTGRPLTEAEVQKYGLVSFPFAIDGVAVVVSPANPVNGLTGKQVADIFAGTVANWKDVGGKDAPITLYTREDGSGTREVFVEKALKKGPQAATANVVNSNGAMKTAIAQDPNAIGYVGIGHLGESIKGLHFDGMVPTQENAASGAYTVTRKLYMNTKGAPQGLAKAFIDYIFSPEGQEITKASGYIPLDR, translated from the coding sequence ATGCGCCGTCTTCGTGCCGTTCTGTCCCTGGTCGTGGTTCTGGCTCTTGGCCTTGCCACCGCCGCCACCGCCGCGCCGCTGGATGCCTTCGCGCCCCAATCCGGCCTCACCGGTTCCCTCGACATCGCCGGGGGCACCGCGCACATCCCGGTCATGAAGGAAGCCGCCAAACGCATCATGACCGTGAACCCGGCCCTGCGCATCTCGGTGGCGGGCGGCGGTTCCGGCGTGGGCGTGCAGCAGGTGGGTGAAGGGCTGGTGGCCATCGGCAATACCGGTCGCCCGCTCACCGAGGCAGAAGTGCAGAAGTACGGCCTGGTGTCCTTTCCCTTCGCCATCGACGGCGTGGCCGTGGTGGTCAGCCCGGCCAACCCCGTCAACGGCCTGACCGGCAAGCAGGTGGCCGACATCTTCGCGGGCACCGTCGCCAACTGGAAGGACGTGGGCGGCAAGGATGCCCCCATCACCCTGTACACCCGCGAGGACGGCAGCGGCACCCGCGAGGTGTTCGTGGAAAAGGCCCTGAAGAAGGGTCCGCAAGCCGCCACGGCCAACGTGGTGAACTCCAACGGCGCCATGAAGACCGCCATCGCCCAGGACCCCAACGCCATCGGCTACGTGGGCATCGGCCACCTGGGCGAAAGCATCAAGGGCCTGCACTTCGACGGCATGGTGCCCACGCAGGAAAACGCCGCCAGCGGCGCGTACACCGTCACCCGCAAGCTGTACATGAACACCAAGGGCGCGCCGCAGGGCCTGGCCAAGGCCTTCATCGACTACATCTTCAGCCCCGAAGGGCAGGAGATCACCAAGGCCAGCGGCTACATCCCTCTCGACCGCTAG